In Sphingomonas sp. G-3-2-10, a single window of DNA contains:
- the pyrH gene encoding UMP kinase, with translation MTLPRFKRILLKLSGEVLMGQGQFGIDPATCERVALEVKAAREAGHEVCLVVGGGNIFRGVAGAAQGIERTTGDYMGMLATVMNALAMQSTLEKLGVHTRVQSAVQMDKICEPFIQRRAERHLEKGRVVIFAAGVGSPFFTTDSGAALRAAEMKCDALFKGTSVDGVYDADPKKVSSAQRYETLDYNRVLADNLKVMDAAAVALCRDSNIPIVVFNIREEGNLAAVLRGEGTSTIVRNEQEAYA, from the coding sequence ATGACTCTGCCACGCTTCAAACGCATCCTGTTGAAACTCTCGGGCGAGGTCCTGATGGGGCAGGGGCAGTTTGGCATCGATCCGGCGACCTGCGAGCGCGTCGCGCTGGAAGTGAAGGCTGCGCGCGAGGCCGGGCATGAAGTCTGCCTGGTCGTCGGCGGCGGCAACATCTTCCGCGGCGTCGCGGGTGCGGCCCAGGGGATCGAGCGCACCACCGGCGACTATATGGGCATGCTCGCCACGGTGATGAACGCGCTGGCGATGCAAAGCACGCTGGAGAAGCTGGGCGTGCACACCCGCGTCCAGTCCGCCGTGCAGATGGACAAGATCTGCGAGCCCTTCATCCAGCGCCGCGCCGAGCGTCATCTGGAAAAGGGCCGCGTGGTGATCTTCGCCGCGGGGGTCGGCAGCCCGTTCTTCACCACCGACAGCGGCGCAGCCCTGCGCGCTGCCGAGATGAAGTGCGACGCGCTGTTCAAGGGAACCTCGGTCGATGGCGTGTACGACGCCGATCCCAAGAAGGTTTCGAGCGCGCAGCGTTACGAGACGCTCGATTACAACCGCGTCCTTGCCGACAATCTGAAGGTGATGGACGCCGCCGCCGTGGCGCTGTGCCGCGACTCCAATATCCCGATCGTGGTGTTCAACATCCGCGAGGAAGGCAATCTCGCCGCAGTGTTGCGCGGCGAGGGCACCTCCACGATCGTCCGCAACGAACAAGAAGCATACGCATAA
- a CDS encoding isoprenyl transferase has protein sequence MAANAAPLPADGVLPRHVAIIMDGNGRWAKKRFLPRIAGHRQGVEAVRRVSRAARQLGIEVLTLYAFSSENWRRPEDEVRDLMGLLRHFLASELDELISEGVKLKVIGEFRRLSPDLVEMIDQAMARTAASPGPTLVIALNYGAQAEIAAAARHLASEAAAGRIAIEAIDEKAIDNALETRDLPPLDLLIRTSGEQRLSNFLLWQAAYAELLFVDTLWPDFDGDTLAEAIGQFGRRQRRFGGL, from the coding sequence GTGGCCGCCAACGCTGCGCCTCTGCCGGCCGACGGTGTATTGCCGCGCCATGTCGCCATCATCATGGACGGCAACGGGCGCTGGGCGAAGAAGCGGTTCCTGCCGCGCATCGCCGGGCACAGGCAGGGCGTGGAAGCGGTGCGCCGCGTCAGCCGCGCGGCGCGCCAGCTCGGCATCGAAGTCCTGACCCTCTACGCCTTCTCGTCCGAGAACTGGAGGCGTCCGGAAGATGAAGTGCGCGACCTGATGGGCCTGCTCCGCCATTTCCTGGCGAGCGAACTCGATGAACTGATCAGCGAAGGCGTGAAGCTGAAGGTGATCGGCGAGTTCCGCCGGCTTTCGCCCGATCTGGTCGAGATGATCGATCAGGCGATGGCGCGTACCGCCGCCAGCCCGGGGCCGACGCTGGTGATCGCGCTGAACTATGGCGCTCAGGCGGAGATCGCTGCCGCCGCGCGCCATCTGGCGAGCGAAGCGGCCGCCGGGCGGATCGCGATCGAGGCGATCGACGAGAAGGCGATCGACAATGCGCTGGAAACACGTGACCTGCCGCCGCTCGACCTGCTGATCCGGACCTCGGGCGAGCAGCGCCTTTCGAACTTCCTGCTGTGGCAGGCGGCCTATGCCGAATTGCTGTTCGTCGACACGCTGTGGCCCGATTTCGACGGTGACACGCTGGCCGAGGCGATCGGGCAGTTCGGACGGCGTCAGCGGCGCTTCGGGGGCCTGTGA
- the tsf gene encoding translation elongation factor Ts encodes MAEITASAVKELRERSGAGMMDCKKALTETAGDIEAASDWLRSKGLAAAAKKSSRTAAEGLVGVAVAGTKGVAIEVNSQTDFVAKNEIFQGFVREVTGIALEKGDDVEALKAAPMAAGGTVEEVLIANIATIGENQVFRRAKAVSVANGAVIPYVHNAAAPGLGKIGVLVALESDAGVDVLEPLGKQIAMHIAAAFPLALTIADLDPEVVEREAAILREKNADKIVGKSPEVAEKILNGPIEKFKKENALLSQLFVMDGKTPVADVIEKAGKDAGAPIVLKDYVRFQLGEGIEKEESDFAAEVAATAGLTK; translated from the coding sequence ATGGCAGAGATCACCGCATCCGCCGTCAAGGAACTGCGCGAGCGCTCGGGCGCCGGCATGATGGATTGCAAGAAGGCGCTGACCGAAACCGCAGGCGACATCGAAGCCGCCAGCGACTGGCTGCGCTCGAAGGGCCTGGCCGCCGCCGCGAAGAAGTCGAGCCGCACCGCGGCCGAAGGTCTGGTCGGCGTTGCCGTCGCCGGCACCAAGGGCGTTGCGATCGAAGTCAACTCGCAGACCGACTTCGTCGCGAAGAACGAAATCTTCCAGGGCTTCGTCCGCGAAGTGACCGGCATCGCGCTCGAAAAGGGTGACGATGTCGAGGCGCTGAAGGCTGCTCCGATGGCTGCCGGCGGCACCGTCGAGGAAGTCCTGATCGCGAACATCGCCACGATCGGCGAGAACCAGGTGTTCCGTCGCGCCAAGGCCGTTTCGGTCGCCAACGGCGCGGTGATCCCGTACGTCCACAACGCCGCGGCTCCGGGTCTCGGCAAGATCGGCGTGCTGGTCGCGCTGGAATCGGACGCCGGCGTCGACGTGCTCGAGCCGCTGGGCAAGCAGATCGCGATGCACATCGCCGCTGCCTTCCCGCTGGCGCTGACCATCGCCGACCTCGACCCCGAAGTCGTCGAGCGCGAAGCTGCGATCCTGCGTGAGAAGAACGCGGACAAGATCGTCGGCAAGAGCCCCGAAGTGGCCGAGAAGATCCTCAACGGCCCTATCGAGAAGTTCAAGAAGGAGAACGCTCTCCTGTCGCAGCTGTTCGTGATGGACGGCAAGACCCCGGTAGCCGACGTGATCGAGAAGGCTGGCAAGGATGCCGGCGCTCCGATCGTGCTGAAGGACTATGTCCGCTTCCAGCTCGGCGAAGGCATCGAGAAGGAAGAGAGCGACTTCGCCGCCGAAGTGGCTGCGACCGCCGGTCTCACCAAGTAA
- a CDS encoding M50 family metallopeptidase, which translates to MIENPGILLTVLAFVLVLGPLVFLHELGHYLAGRWFGVKADEFSIGFGREIAGFTDKRGTRWKFGWLPLGGYVRFAGDMNPASQPDPNWLALPAEERSKTFQSKPLWQRAIIVAAGPIANFIVAIVLLAGFATLYGKPMTPTVIASVAAGSPAAAAGLQAGDRVTALGGREVGTFNELAEYTMFRPNEAMTVSFERGGQAMSADLTTGVREERDRFGNVYKIGFLGVGSGERVMQPVGLLEAPLIGMRETGRVIRTTIDGLGQIITGRRSIDELGGPLRIAKVSGERLSMGLNEFVFLIALISINLGFINLLPVPVLDGGHLLLYGIEAIRRRPVEPQVMEWAYRGGLMAVLALMVFVTLNDLGAFGVWRNLAGLIG; encoded by the coding sequence TTGATCGAAAATCCCGGCATCCTGCTGACCGTTCTGGCGTTCGTGCTGGTGCTGGGTCCGCTCGTGTTCCTGCATGAGCTGGGTCACTATCTCGCGGGCCGCTGGTTCGGCGTGAAGGCCGATGAATTCTCGATCGGCTTCGGCCGCGAGATCGCCGGTTTCACCGACAAGCGGGGCACGCGCTGGAAGTTCGGCTGGCTGCCGCTGGGCGGCTATGTCCGTTTCGCGGGCGACATGAACCCGGCGAGCCAGCCCGATCCGAACTGGCTGGCGCTACCGGCCGAGGAACGCTCGAAGACGTTCCAGTCCAAGCCGCTGTGGCAGCGCGCGATCATCGTCGCAGCCGGCCCCATCGCCAATTTCATCGTCGCGATCGTGCTGCTGGCCGGGTTCGCGACCCTCTATGGCAAGCCGATGACGCCGACGGTGATCGCCAGCGTCGCGGCCGGAAGCCCCGCCGCCGCCGCCGGTCTGCAGGCAGGCGACCGCGTCACCGCGCTGGGCGGACGCGAGGTCGGCACCTTCAACGAACTGGCGGAATATACGATGTTCCGTCCCAACGAGGCCATGACGGTCTCGTTCGAGCGTGGCGGGCAGGCGATGTCGGCCGATCTCACCACCGGCGTCCGCGAAGAGCGGGACCGTTTCGGCAACGTGTACAAGATCGGCTTCCTGGGCGTCGGCTCGGGCGAGCGCGTGATGCAGCCCGTGGGCCTGCTCGAAGCGCCGCTGATCGGCATGAGGGAAACCGGCCGGGTCATCCGCACGACGATCGACGGACTGGGCCAGATCATCACCGGACGGCGCTCGATCGACGAGCTGGGCGGGCCGCTGCGCATCGCGAAGGTGTCCGGCGAGCGTCTCTCGATGGGATTGAACGAGTTCGTGTTCCTGATCGCGCTCATTTCGATTAATCTGGGATTCATTAACCTCTTGCCAGTCCCGGTGCTGGATGGCGGCCATTTGCTGCTGTACGGAATCGAGGCAATCAGGCGGCGGCCGGTCGAGCCGCAGGTAATGGAGTGGGCGTATCGCGGTGGCCTGATGGCGGTTCTCGCGCTGATGGTGTTCGTAACTCTCAATGATCTGGGCGCTTTCGGCGTGTGGAGAAATCTGGCCGGGTTGATCGGCTGA
- the frr gene encoding ribosome recycling factor produces MAAYDKADLERRMAGAVEALKHDLQGLRTGRASTALLDPVTVEVYGAHMPINQVATVSVPEPRMISVQVWDKSNVGPVEKAIRSAGLGLNPITDGQTLRLPIPDLTEERRKELAKLAGKYAEGARIAVRNVRRDGNDNLKTDEKKGVFGEDERKRHETEVQKLTDATIADIDAAAAAKEKEIMGK; encoded by the coding sequence ATGGCCGCTTACGATAAAGCCGATCTCGAACGCCGCATGGCCGGCGCTGTCGAGGCGCTGAAGCATGATTTGCAGGGCCTGCGCACTGGCCGTGCATCGACCGCATTGCTCGATCCGGTGACGGTCGAAGTCTATGGTGCGCATATGCCGATCAACCAGGTCGCGACCGTTTCTGTGCCCGAGCCGCGCATGATCTCGGTTCAGGTGTGGGACAAGTCCAATGTCGGTCCGGTCGAAAAGGCGATCCGTTCGGCAGGTCTTGGCCTCAACCCGATTACCGACGGCCAGACCCTGCGCCTGCCGATCCCCGATCTGACCGAGGAACGCCGCAAGGAACTCGCCAAGCTGGCCGGCAAATATGCCGAGGGCGCGCGCATCGCGGTGCGCAATGTGCGCCGCGACGGCAACGACAATCTGAAGACCGACGAAAAGAAGGGCGTCTTCGGCGAGGACGAGCGCAAGCGCCACGAGACCGAAGTCCAGAAGCTGACCGACGCGACGATCGCCGATATCGACGCAGCAGCGGCTGCCAAGGAAAAGGAAATCATGGGCAAATGA
- the rpsB gene encoding 30S ribosomal protein S2 has product MAAPVVSMQQLLESGAHFGHQTHRWNPKMKPYIFGDRNGVHIIDLSQTVPLFARALEFVNSTVAAGGKVLFVGTKRQAQEPIAEAARRSGQHFVNHRWLGGMLTNWKTISGSIKRLKTLEEQLSGDTHGLTKKEVLNLTREKDKLELSLGGIRDMGGVPDIMFVIDANKEELAIKEANTLGIPVVAILDSNVSPDGIAFPVPANDDASRAIRLYCEAIAIAATRGGHEQQARRGADIGAMDAPPVEEALSAPVDAGAAEAPAADAPVVTAEEFEAPAATTEPEAAAEGERQLDA; this is encoded by the coding sequence ATGGCGGCACCTGTCGTCTCCATGCAGCAGCTGCTCGAGTCGGGCGCACATTTCGGTCACCAGACGCACCGCTGGAACCCGAAGATGAAGCCTTACATCTTCGGCGACCGTAACGGCGTCCACATCATCGACCTGTCGCAGACCGTTCCGCTCTTCGCGCGCGCTCTCGAATTCGTGAACTCGACCGTCGCCGCCGGCGGCAAGGTCCTGTTCGTCGGCACCAAGCGCCAGGCGCAGGAACCGATCGCCGAAGCAGCCCGCCGTTCGGGCCAGCACTTCGTCAACCATCGCTGGCTGGGCGGCATGCTCACCAACTGGAAGACCATCTCGGGCTCGATCAAGCGTCTCAAGACCCTTGAAGAGCAGCTTTCGGGCGACACGCACGGCCTCACCAAGAAGGAAGTGCTGAACCTGACCCGCGAGAAGGACAAGCTGGAGCTTTCGCTCGGCGGCATCCGCGACATGGGCGGCGTTCCCGACATCATGTTCGTGATCGACGCGAACAAGGAAGAGCTGGCGATCAAGGAAGCCAACACGCTCGGCATCCCCGTCGTCGCGATCCTCGATTCGAACGTTTCGCCCGACGGCATCGCATTCCCGGTTCCGGCGAATGACGACGCATCGCGCGCCATCCGCCTCTACTGCGAAGCCATTGCGATCGCCGCGACCCGTGGTGGTCACGAGCAGCAGGCTCGCCGTGGCGCCGACATCGGTGCGATGGACGCCCCGCCGGTCGAGGAAGCGCTGAGCGCTCCGGTCGACGCCGGTGCAGCCGAGGCCCCTGCGGCCGACGCTCCGGTCGTGACCGCCGAGGAGTTCGAAGCTCCCGCCGCCACGACCGAGCCGGAAGCGGCCGCCGAAGGCGAGCGCCAGCTCGACGCGTAA
- a CDS encoding phosphatidate cytidylyltransferase produces the protein MSKNADLPKRFVVAVLLIGVAFAALWLGGFVFWLLVAIGGLLMLAEWANLVGATPRQRLLAQYALTVPLAIMSPLAAGPGFLALGLIGAALFFTGATSRNVRLAWGVAYVGLPVLALMVLRGEPNGFLLTFWAMALVWACDSGAYFAGRAIGGPKLAPSISPNKTWAGFIGGVVAAGVFAGVLAAFFGLPIALAAATPLLAMFAQAGDLYESHLKRVAGVKDSGNLLPGHGGLLDRLDGLVAVAPAAALLVLLLK, from the coding sequence GTGAGCAAGAACGCCGATCTTCCCAAACGGTTCGTCGTCGCGGTCCTGCTGATCGGCGTGGCCTTCGCTGCGCTGTGGCTGGGCGGCTTCGTCTTCTGGCTGCTGGTCGCGATCGGCGGGCTGCTGATGCTGGCCGAATGGGCCAATCTGGTCGGCGCGACACCCCGGCAACGGCTGCTCGCGCAATATGCGCTGACCGTACCGCTGGCGATCATGTCGCCACTGGCGGCAGGGCCGGGCTTTCTCGCGCTGGGCCTGATCGGTGCGGCGCTGTTCTTCACCGGCGCGACGAGCCGCAACGTGCGGCTGGCATGGGGCGTGGCGTATGTCGGGCTGCCGGTGCTGGCGCTGATGGTGCTGCGCGGCGAGCCGAACGGCTTCCTGCTGACCTTCTGGGCGATGGCTCTGGTCTGGGCCTGCGACAGCGGCGCCTATTTCGCCGGACGCGCGATCGGCGGGCCGAAGCTGGCGCCGTCGATCAGCCCGAACAAGACCTGGGCCGGGTTCATCGGCGGGGTCGTCGCCGCGGGCGTGTTCGCCGGCGTGCTGGCGGCGTTTTTCGGCCTGCCCATCGCCCTTGCCGCCGCGACGCCATTGCTGGCGATGTTCGCGCAAGCCGGCGATCTCTACGAAAGCCATCTCAAGCGGGTCGCAGGCGTGAAGGATTCGGGCAACCTGCTGCCCGGACATGGCGGGCTGCTCGACCGGCTCGACGGGCTGGTCGCGGTGGCGCCGGCTGCCGCGCTGCTGGTGCTGCTGCTCAAATGA
- a CDS encoding 1-deoxy-D-xylulose-5-phosphate reductoisomerase — protein MKRVTILGATGSVGSSTLDLIEREPERFEVVALTANGDADKLAAAAIRTNAKLAVVADAACLPKLQARLDGTGIEARGGADAVCDAARMGADWTMAAIVGTAGLKPVMAALEAGGTVALANKESLVSAGAVMTAAARAHGTTLLPVDSEHNAVFQCLDRTAPERVRRIILTASGGPFRTRSLDEMRAITPAQAVAHPNWSMGAKISVDSATLMNKGLELIEAFHLFPVAAEQLDVIVHSQSVIHSMVEYVDGSVLAQLGSPDMRIPIAYALAWPDRMETPCERLDLARIARLDFEEPDYERFPCLALAREALRAGGARPAILNAANEVAVAAFLADGLNFLEIAAIVADTLSRYDPPAPDTLDAVLAIDAEARRYAVERVKDCVA, from the coding sequence ATGAAGCGCGTCACCATCCTCGGCGCGACCGGATCGGTCGGCAGTTCGACCCTGGACCTGATCGAACGCGAGCCCGAACGGTTCGAAGTCGTCGCGCTGACCGCGAATGGCGATGCGGACAAGCTCGCCGCAGCCGCAATCCGCACCAATGCGAAGCTGGCGGTGGTCGCCGACGCGGCGTGCCTGCCAAAGCTGCAGGCGCGGCTGGACGGCACCGGTATCGAGGCGAGGGGCGGGGCCGATGCGGTGTGCGACGCCGCACGCATGGGCGCCGACTGGACTATGGCCGCGATCGTCGGGACCGCAGGGCTGAAGCCGGTGATGGCCGCGCTCGAGGCGGGCGGCACGGTGGCGCTGGCCAACAAGGAATCGCTGGTTTCGGCAGGCGCAGTGATGACCGCCGCCGCACGAGCGCACGGCACGACGCTGCTGCCGGTGGATTCGGAGCATAACGCCGTCTTCCAGTGCCTCGACCGCACTGCACCCGAGCGCGTGCGCCGGATCATCCTGACCGCGAGCGGCGGCCCGTTCCGCACCCGCAGCCTCGACGAGATGCGCGCGATCACGCCCGCGCAGGCCGTGGCGCATCCGAACTGGTCGATGGGCGCCAAGATCTCGGTCGATTCGGCGACGCTGATGAACAAGGGGCTTGAGCTGATCGAGGCGTTCCACCTGTTCCCGGTGGCGGCCGAACAGCTCGATGTGATCGTCCATTCGCAGTCGGTGATCCACTCGATGGTGGAATATGTCGACGGTTCGGTGCTGGCCCAGCTGGGCTCGCCCGACATGCGAATCCCGATCGCCTATGCGCTCGCCTGGCCGGATCGGATGGAAACTCCGTGCGAGCGCCTCGATTTGGCCCGGATTGCCCGGCTCGATTTCGAGGAGCCCGACTATGAACGCTTCCCCTGTCTGGCCCTTGCCCGCGAGGCGCTGAGGGCCGGCGGCGCGCGTCCGGCAATCCTCAATGCAGCCAATGAAGTGGCTGTGGCGGCCTTCCTCGCGGATGGGCTCAACTTTCTTGAAATTGCCGCAATCGTTGCCGATACGCTGAGCCGCTATGACCCGCCCGCTCCGGACACGCTCGACGCCGTACTGGCCATCGACGCAGAAGCCCGGCGCTACGCGGTCGAGCGTGTGAAGGACTGCGTCGCTTGA